The Pleuronectes platessa chromosome 13, fPlePla1.1, whole genome shotgun sequence genome includes a window with the following:
- the klhl24a gene encoding kelch-like protein 24a — protein MVLILGRRMIREESGTRDSPAVKRKVFEVDSKTLASQDVLDFCSGASHSDGILQVFNEFRDCRLFTDVVISVQGREFPCHRAVLSACSSYFRAMFCNDHRESREMLVEINGILAEAMDSFLSYVYTGRAKITTENVQFLFETSSLFQIATLRDACAKFLEDQLDPCNCLGIQQFAGAHALKQLASRCRSYALANFSEVAQHEEFLDLRKEELEEHIASDELSIGKEEVVFEAVMRWVYHSVEHRKPMLKALLHHVRLPLMHPNYFVQTVEGDQLIQNAPECYQLLHEARRYHVLGNEMMSPRTCPRRSTGFSEVIVVVGGCERIGGFNLPYTECYDPVTGEWKSLAKLPEFTKSEYAVCALRNDILVSGGRINGRDVWMYNSQLNLWIRVASLNKGRWRHKMCVLLGKVYAVGGYDGQSRLSSVECYDSFSNRWTEVAPMKEGVSSPAVASCAGKLFVIGGGPDDETCSDKVQCYDPEENSWLLRANIPIAKRCITAVSLNNLIYVSGGLTKSIFCYDPIEDYWMHVVQTFNKQESCGMSVCNGKIFILGGRGESGEATDTILCYDPSSGIITGVAAMPRPISYHGCVTIHRYNDKYHKK, from the exons ATGGTGTTGATTCTGGGCAGAAGGATGATCAGGGAGGAGTCAGGGACCAGAGATTCGCCAGCCGTCAAACGCAAG GTCTTTGAGGTTGATTCCAAGACTCTAGCCAGCCAGGATGTCTTGGACTTCTGCTCTGGCGCATCCCACTCAGACGGCATCCTGCAGGTGTTCAACGAGTTCCGTGACTGCCGCCTGTTCACTGATGTGGTCATCAGCGTGCAGGGCCGCGAGTTCCCATGCCATCGCGCTGTGCTCTCCGCATGCTCCTCCTACTTCAGAGCCATGTTCTGCAATGATCACCGCGAGAGCCGCGAGATGCTGGTGGAGATCAATGGCATCCTTGCCGAGGCGATGGACTCCTTCCTCTCCTATGTTTATACTGGCCGCGCCAAGATCACCACTGAGAATGTCCAGTTCCTCTTTGAGACCTCCAGCCTCTTCCAGATCGCCACACTGCGTGATGCCTGTGCAAAGTTCCTGGAGGACCAGTTGGACCCGTGCAACTGCCTGGGCATCCAGCAATTCGCAGGGGCTCATGCCCTGAAGCAGTTGGCGAGCCGCTGCCGAAGTTACGCCCTGGCCAACTTCTCAGAGGTAGCTCAGCACGAGGAGTTCCTCGACCTGCGCAAAGAGGAGCTGGAAGAGCACATTGCCAGCGATGAGCTGTCCATCGgaaaggaggaggtggtgttCGAGGCCGTGATGCGATGGGTGTACCACAGCGTGGAGCACAGGAAGCCCATGCTGAAGGCCCTGCTGCACCATGTGCGCCTGCCACTTATGCACCCCAACTATTTTGTCCAGACGGTAGAGGGAGatcagctcatccagaatgctcCAGAGTGCTACCAGCTCCTCCATGAGGCCAGGCGCTACCACGTACTAGGAAATGAGATGATGTCACCCAGAACTTGTCCACGCAG GTCGACCGGCTTCTCTGAGGTGATCGTGGTGGTGGGTGGCTGCGAGCGGATTGGGGGCTTCAACCTGCCGTACACTGAATGCTATGATCCAGTCACAGGAGAGTGGAAGTCACTGGCCAAACTCCCTGAGTTTACCAAGTCAGAGTACGCTGTCTGTGCCCTCCGCAACGATATTCTGGTGTCCG GTGGTCGTATCAACGGCAGGGATGTGTGGATGTACAACTCTCAGCTCAACCTCTGGATCAGAGTGGCTTCTCTTAACAAAGGCCGCTGGAGACACAAGATGTGTGTCCTCCTGGGCAAG GTCTATGCCGTGGGAGGCTATGATGGCCAGAGCCGCCTGAGCAGTGTGGAGTGCTATGACTCCTTCTCTAACCGCTGGACGGAGGTGGCACCAATGAAAGAGGGGGTGAGCTCTCCTGCGGTGGCCAGCTGTGCCGGCAAGCTCTTTGTCATTGGAGGAGGGCCCGATGACGAAACGTGCTCAGACAAG GTTCAGTGCTATGATCCAGAGGAAAATTCTTGGTTACTACGGGCTAACATCCCCATCGCCAAGCGGTGTATCACGGCAGTGTCCCTCAACAACCTGATCTATGTGTCCGGTGGTCTCACCAAGTCCATATTCTGCTATGACCCCATAGAGGACTACTGGATGCATGTGGTTCAAACCTTTAACAAACAG gagAGCTGCGGCATGTCAGTGTGCAATGGTAAGATCTTCATCCTTGGCGGCAGAGGGGAAAGTGGTGAAGCTACAGACACCATCTTGTGTTACGACCCATCGTCAGGCATCATCACAGGAGTGGCCGCCATGCCACGGCCAATCTCTTACCATGGCTGTGTTACCATCCATCGCTACAATGACAAGTATCATAAGAAATGA